A genomic window from Prunus persica cultivar Lovell chromosome G2, Prunus_persica_NCBIv2, whole genome shotgun sequence includes:
- the LOC18786778 gene encoding U-box domain-containing protein 43, with amino-acid sequence MAKDIAVSASLVPVSELLSETFLAMSDTIHAAKEVLIQKENFKVFSRYLEKTSSILKELSKQNIECSESLTNALKILNREVDVAKQLALDCSKRNKVYLLINCRKIVESLESCTKEIGRALGLIPLASLDVSSGINSQISKMFKNMLDGEYRATVEEEEILAKFELGIQEQNADRSYANNLLVHIAEALGISNDQSAWEKEFEEFKRELDDTNTRKDLEENLHMEQILALLQKANATTSAEDKENDYFEKRNSVGRLPLEPFDQFFCPVTREIMVDPVEVSSHCTFERSVIEEWFAEGKNHCPVTDIPLDTSVLLPNKALKRSIEEWKDRKTIFMITSIKPKLQSNEEQEVLQSLDKLQNLCTEKELHREWVTREDYIPVLVRLLLSKNREIRKHALAILSILAKDGEETKGRIIKVDNALESIVHSLARHIGERKLALQLLLELSKSRAARDLMGNVQGCILLLVTMLSNEDNEVIRDVNVLLENLSFDDQNVIHMAKANYFKPLLKLLSSGPQDVKVLMAGTLSEIELTDHNKLSIVKDGALGPLLQLLSHSDLEKRKVGVKALLHLSKLPQNGLQMIREGAVGPLFELLYCHSLLSPTLREQVAETIMHLAISTTTEEAAREQVSLLDSEEEIFKLFSLISLTGPDIQRSILKTFHAMCQSSSGSDIRRKLRQLSAVQVLVQLCEADNPAVRANAMKLFFCLTEDGGDDSTFLEHVSQRCIEALLRIITSSSDVGEIAAAMGIIANLPKDPEMTGLLLDAEALQIICSCLSDGNRDASYRRQVIENAVGALCRFTVPTNQEWQRKVAEAGIIPVLVQLLASGTALTKQNAAISLKQLSQSSKSLSKPIKKPGFCLCCLSAPESGCPAHLGICTVESSFCIVKANALEHLVRLLGEADVGACEASLDALLTLIDDQEQGQGGKVLDEAKAVVPIVKLLSSQSARLQGKSLMALERIFQVNELFLKYGASARMALVDITQKKNSDMKSLAAKLLAQLGVLGTQSSYF; translated from the exons ATGGCGAAGGATATTGCTGTTAGTGCCTCCTTGGTTCCAGTGTCTGAATTACTCTCTGAGACATTCCTTGCCATGTCTGATACTATACATGCAGCCAAGGAAGTCCTCattcagaaagaaaatttcaaagtaTTCTCAAGGTACTTGGAGAAGACCTCTTCTATTTTGAAAGAGTTGTCAAAGCAAAACATTGAGTGTTCAGAAAGCTTAACCAATGCTCTGAAGATTCTCAACCGAGAGGTTGATGTTGCTAAGCAGCTAGCTCTAGATTGcagcaaaagaaataaagtttATCTCTTAATCAATTGCCGGAAGATTGTTGAGTCCCTAGAGAGCTGTACAAAAGAGATTGGCAGAGCTCTTGGTCTAATCCCACTAGCATCTTTGGATGTTTCATCTGGTATAAATAGCCAGATTAGCAAGATGTTCAAGAATATGTTGGATGGCGAATATCGAGCAACTGTGGAAGAGGAGGAGATTTTGGCAAAATTTGAGCTAGGCATACAAGAGCAGAATGCTGATCGATCCTATGCAAACAATTTGCTTGTTCATATTGCTGAGGCTCTTGGGATCTCTAATGACCAGTCTGCATGGGAAAAGGAGTTTGAGGAGTTCAAACGCGAATTAGACGATACCAATACCAGAAAAGACCTGGAAGAAAATTTGCATATGGAACAGATATTAGCATTGCTTCAGAAGGCTAATGCCACTACATCTGCTGAGGACAAAGAGAAtgattattttgaaaagagaaattcTGTGGGTAGGCTACCATTAGAACCTTTTGACCAATTTTTTTGTCCCGTCACTCGTGAGATCATGGTGGATCCTGTGGAAGTTTCCTCTCATTGCACATTTGAGAGAAGTGTGATAGAGGAGTGGTTTGCAGAAGGTAAGAATCACTGTCCTGTGACTGATATTCCCTTGGACACTTCAGTTCTACTTCCCAACAAAGCACTAAAGCGATCAATTGAAGAATGGAAAGATAGGAAAACCATCTTTATGATTACCTCTATTAAACCCAAACTCCAGTCAAATGAAGAGCAAGAAGTGCTTCAATCGTTAGACAAGCTACAGAATCTGTGCACAGAAAAAGAGTTGCACCGAGAATGGGTGACACGGGAGGACTACATTCCTGTCCTTGTTAGACTTCTTCTTTCAAAAAACCGAGAAATAAGAAAGCATGCTCTTGCCATCCTCTCAATCCTTGCAAAAGATGGTGAAGAAACTAAG gGAAGAATCATAAAAGTGGATAATGCACTGGAATCCATTGTCCACTCACTTGCACGCCATATTGGGGAAAGAAAGTTAGCATTGCAGTTGTTACTGGAACTATCTAAAAGTAGGGCTGCACGAGATTTAATGGGAAATGTTCAGGGATGCATACTTCTCCTAGTAACAATGTTAAGTAATGAAGATAATGAAGTCATCAGAGATGTGAACGTGCTTCTAGAAAATCTGTCTTTCGATGATCAGAATGTTATACATATGGCGAAAGCGAATTATTTTAAACCTCTGTTGAAGCTTCTTTCTTCAG GACCACAAGATGTTAAAGTGCTTATGGCTGGAACTTTGTCGGAAATTGAACTGACTGACCACAACAAACTGTCCATAGTTAAAGATGGGGCACTAGGACCGCTTCTTCAACTGCTTTCACATAGTGATTTAGAAAAGAGGAAAGTGGGCGTCAAAGCTCTTCTTCACCTCTCCAAATTACCACAAAATGGCCTGCAGATGATTAGAGAAGGCGCAGTTGGACCACTATTTGAACTTCTGTATTGTCATAGTTTATTATCACCAACCTTGCGTGAACAGGTAGCTGAGACAATTATGCACCTTGCCATATCGACCACCACTGAAGAAGCCGCTCGGGAGCAGGTCTCTTTGTTAGACTCCGAAGAAGAAATTTTTAAGCTCTTTTCCCTAATATCTTTAACAGGACCTGACATACAAAGAAGCATTCTCAAAACCTTCCATGCAATGTGCCAATCTTCTTCTGGTTCAGACATCAGACGAAAGTTGAGACAG CTCTCTGCTGTCCAAGTATTAGTTCAGTTATGTGAGGCTGATAACCCTGCTGTTAGGGCAAACGCCATGAAGTTGTTCTTTTGCTTGACAGAAGACGGCGGTGATGACAGCACATTTTTGGAGCATGTAAGTCAAAGGTGCATTGAGGCGCTGCTAAGGATTATAACAAGTTCCAGTGATGTGGGGGAAATAGCTGCTGCGATGGGTATTATTGCTAATCTTCCCAAGGACCCGGAGATGACCGGGTTGCTTCTGGATGCTGAGGCACTTCAAATCATCTGCAGTTGTCTAAGTGATGGAAATAGAGACGCGTCGTATCGAAGGCAGGTAATAGAGAATGCTGTTGGAGCTCTATGCCGTTTCACAGTTCCAACAAATCAGGAATGGCAGAGAAAAGTAGCTGAAGCCGGTATTATCCCAGTGCTGGTACAGCTACTGGCTTCTGGAACTGCTTTGACCAAACAAAATGCTGCTATTTCACTTAAACAGCTATCACAAAGTTCCAAAAGCTTGAGCAAGCCAATAAAGAAGCCTGGGTTTTGCCTGTGCTGCTTGTCTGCACCTGAATCTGGCTGCCCTGCACACCTAGGCATTTGCACAGTTGAATCTTCATTCTGCATAGTAAAGGCCAATGCTCTGGAACACCTTGTGAGATTGCTTGGGGAGGCAGATGTGGGAGCCTGCGAAGCTTCTCTTGATGCACTTTTGACACTCATTGATGACCAAGAACAAGGGCAAGGAGGCAAGGTGCTTGATGAAGCAAAGGCCGTCGTTCCGATTGTAAAGTTGCTTAGTTCACAATCTGCTAGGTTGCAAGGAAAATCTCTCATGGCTTTAGAAAGGATTTTTCAAGTAAATGAGTTGTTTCTTAAATATGGAGCTTCAGCCCGCATGGCATTGGTGGACATTACTCAGAAGAAAAATAGTGACATGAAATCTCTGGCTGCCAAGCTACTTGCTCAGTTGGGTGTGCTTGGTACACAGTCTTCTTATTTTTGA
- the LOC18784901 gene encoding oligopeptide transporter 6 gives MAEIHSGTMGASEEENDDCPIKQVELTVPKTDDPNMPVLTFRMWVLGLASCILLSFVNQFFWYRTQPLSITSISAQIAVLPIGHLMARTLPTRLIFKGTRFEFTMNPGPFNIKEHVLITIFANSGAGSVYATHILSAVKLFYKRKLTFIPALLVLFTTQVLGFGWAGIFRRILVDPVQMWWPSNLVQVSLFRALHEKEKRPKGGMSRTQFFLVVMICSFAYYIFPGYLFIMITSFSWVCWLAPKSVLVQQLGSGLRGLGIGSFGIDWSTISSYLGSPLASPWFATANIAFGFALVMYVMTPITYWLDFYNAKKFPIFSSDLFMSNGTKYDVLSIIDSKFQLDHGMYTKTGPVNLSTFFAMTYGLGFATLPATLMHVLLFNISDLTNAYRRQKKLDIHARLMKHYKSVPTWWFLAILVVNIALIFFACQYYSESLQLPWWGVLLACAIAIVYTVPIGIITATTNQQPGLNIITEYVIGYLYPEHPVANMCFKVYGYISMTQALTFLADFKLGHYMKIPPRAMFTAQVVGTIVAVIVYLGTAWWLMGDIPNLCDTSKLPQDSPWTCPMDRVFFDASVIWGLVGPRRIFGNLGEYMNVNWFFLGGAIAPALVKLAHLAFPKHNWICFINMPILLGATSMMPPASAVNFTSWILVGFLFGFVVYRYRPDVWSRYNYVLSGGLDAGTAFVTILMFLTLQSRNIGLDWWGNRGEGCPLAACPTAKGVVVDGCPVF, from the exons ATGGCTGAGATACACAGTGGAACGATGGGTGCCTCTGAGGAGGAAAACGATGACTGCCCCATTAAACAAGTCGAGTTAACCGTGCCCAAGACCGATGACCCTAACATGCCAGTCCTCACATTCAGAATGTGGGTTCTGGGTTTGGCTTCATGCATCTTGCTTTCCTTTGTCAACCAGTTCTTTTGGTACAGGACGCAGCCATTGTCCATCACTTCAATTTCTGCCCAGATTGCTGTGTTGCCGATTGGGCATCTCATGGCCAGGACTCTGCCTACACGCCTTATTTTCAAGGGTACTCGGTTTGAGTTCACTATGAACCCAGGTCCTTTCAATATCAAAGAACATGTTTTGATCACCATATTTGCAAACTCTGGTGCTGGGAGTGTTTATGCCACCCATATCTTGTCTGCTGTTAAGCTCTTTTACAAGAGGAAGCTCACTTTTATTCCTGCCTTGCTCGTTTTGTTTACCACTcag GTGTTAGGGTTTGGTTGGGCTGGAATTTTCCGGAGAATTTTGGTTGACCCAGTACAGATGTGGTGGCCCTCTAATCTGGTTCAGGTTTCATTGTTCAG AGCTCTGCATGAGAAGGAGAAAAGGCCTAAAGGTGGCATGTCCCGTACCCAATTCTTCCTCGTAGTCATGATCTGCAGTTTTGCTTACTATATATTTCCTGGCTATCTTTTTATTATGATAACATCCTTCTCTTGGGTCTGTTGGCTTGCTCCTAAGTCTGTTCTAGTCCAACAACTGGGTTCTGGCTTACGAGGCCTTGGTATTGGTTCCTTTGGgattgactggtcaacaatTTCATCATATCTTGGTAGTCCACTAGCTAGCCCATGGTTTGCCACTGCCAATATTGCATTTGGATTTGCCCTAGTCATGTATGTGATGACGCCCATCACTTACTGGCTTGATTTCTACAATGCCAAGAAGTTCCCAATATTTTCTAGTGACCTTTTCATGTCTAATGGTACAAAGTATGATGTTCTGAGCATCATTGATTCAAAGTTTCAACTTGACCATGGTATGTATACAAAGACTGGACCTGTAAACTTGAGCACCTTCTTCGCTATGACTTATGGTCTTGGATTCGCCACACTTCCTGCTACTCTTATGCATGTTCTACTTTTTAATATAAG TGACCTTACAAATGCATATCGacgacaaaaaaaattggatatCCATGCAAGGCTTATGAAGCATTACAAATCAGTGCCGACATGGTGGTTTCTTGCCATCCTTGTGGTAAACATTGCTCTTATCTTCTTTGCGTGTCAGTACTACAGTGAGTCACTTCAATTGCCTTGGTGGGGTGTATTGCTTGCTTGTGCCATTGCCATTGTGTACACAGTTCCAATTGGTATCATCACAGCCACAACAAACCAG CAACCAGGTTTGAACATCATCACAGAATATGTGATTGGGTACTTATACCCAGAGCACCCTGTAGCTAACATGTGCTTCAAAGTGTACGGTTACATCAGTATGACTCAAGCTCTAACATTTCTAGCTGATTTTAAGCTTGGACACTACATGAAGATTCCGCCAAGAGCAATGTTCACAGCTCAG GTGGTAGGAACAATTGTAGCTGTGATTGTATACCTGGGAACGGCCTGGTGGCTGATGGGAGACATTCCCAACCTTTGTGATACATCCAAGCTGCCACAGGACAGCCCATGGACTTGTCCAATGGACCGTGTGTTCTTCGATGCATCTGTTATTTGGGGCCTAGTTGGCCCCCGCAGAATCTTTGGAAATCTTGGTGAATATATGAATGTCAATTGGTTCTTCCTTGGTGGAGCCATTGCCCCTGCGCTTGTTAAGCTTGCACACTTAGCTTTCCCAAAACACAACTGGATTTGTTTCATCAACATGCCTATCTTGTTGGGTGCCACATCCATGATGCCCCCAGCCAGTGCCGTAAACTTTACCAGTTGGATCCttgttgggtttctttttggttttgttgtcTACAGGTACCGGCCAGATGTGTGGTCGCGCTATAATTATGTCCTTTCTGGTGGTCTTGATGCTGGAACTGCTTTTGTTACAATATTGATGTTCCTTACCCTTCAGTCCCGTAACATTGGTCTTGACTGGTGGGGGAACAGGGGAGAGGGCTGCCCGTTGGCTGCTTGCCCTACTGCCAAGGGGGTTGTAGTTGATGGCTGCCCTGTTTtctga
- the LOC18787023 gene encoding RNA-binding protein 1, which produces MADAYWRYSDARQPPPSAMNSVVGKRPRSDYDAHGGHDLPSYYSHEDDRGSLRGIRDTDSINASYDRYLRSAQMPSYSGGQSARTLSGGLPGRSVDDPRMMGMGGVDPGAPVKDRVLGMGSGRPEAPLPPGATSTLFVEGLPPNCTRREVAHIFRPFVGYKEVRLVSKESRHPGGDPLVLCFVDFVSPAHAATAMDALQGYKFDEHDRDSVNLRLQFARYPGARSGGGHRGKR; this is translated from the exons ATGGCGGATGCTTATTGGAGGTACAGCGACGCTCGGCAACCACCACCGTCGGCGATGAATTCAGTCGTCGGAAAGCGCCCTCGCTCCGATTACG ATGCCCATGGTGGCCACGACCTGCCGAGTTATTATTCCCATGAAGATGATAGAGGTTCTCTCCGTGGAATTAGAGATACTGACTCCATTAATGCCTCATATGATCGCTACCTGCGCAGTGCG CAAATGCCATCATATAGTGGGGGACAGTCTGCTAGAACCTTGAGTGGGGGACTACCTGGTCGTTCTGTTGATGATCCACGGATGATGGGAATGGGAGGTGTTGACCCAGGGGCACCTGTAAAAGACAGGGTTTTAGGAATGGGAAGTGGACGGCCTGAGGCTCCCCTACCTCCTGGTGCTACCAGTACGCTATTTGTGGAGGGATTGCCTCCCAACTGTACACGACGTGAAGTAGCTC ATATATTTCGCCCTTTTGTTGGCTACAAGGAAGTGAGACTCGTAAGCAAGGAATCGAGACAT CCTGGAGGAGATCCTCTGGTACTTTGTTTCGTTGATTTTGTGAGCCCAGCCCATGCAGCCACAGCTATGGATGCGTTGCAAG GTTATAAATTCGATGAGCATGACCGTGACTCGGTCAATTTAAGGTTGCAATTTGCTCGGTATCCTGGTGCGAGGTCAGGTGGTGGGCACCGAGGGAAGCGTTGA